Proteins encoded together in one Syntrophorhabdus sp. window:
- a CDS encoding alpha/beta hydrolase, whose protein sequence is MNIETYGSGVPIVFIHGAGGSALSWLPQKVYFERSNQVILIDLPGHGGSGGSSSDSIDAYAEALGNALDSMGGSPAYIAGHSMGGAVAMQLAVSRPPLARGLILIGTGARLKVHPEILQGILRDKEATARTILDTAFSDVVPSALKDKVFTDYMKNDALTIFNDFTACNAFDLMGGLDALTVPTLVICGTADRFTPPKYSHYLAANIPGARFELIADAGHMVMLEKPAEVNAAIDRFVNTRK, encoded by the coding sequence ATGAACATAGAGACATACGGCAGTGGTGTCCCCATCGTCTTTATCCATGGCGCGGGAGGCTCGGCGTTATCCTGGCTTCCCCAGAAGGTGTATTTCGAAAGGTCGAACCAGGTGATCCTCATCGATCTGCCGGGCCATGGCGGGTCGGGCGGCTCATCGTCGGATTCCATAGACGCTTACGCCGAGGCCCTCGGCAACGCCCTTGATTCCATGGGCGGCAGCCCGGCATACATCGCAGGTCATTCCATGGGCGGCGCCGTGGCGATGCAACTTGCAGTATCCCGACCGCCTCTCGCAAGGGGGCTCATCCTCATCGGGACCGGCGCAAGACTCAAGGTCCATCCCGAGATTCTGCAGGGTATCCTCAGGGACAAGGAGGCAACGGCCCGGACGATCCTGGATACGGCGTTCTCCGACGTGGTTCCTTCCGCGCTCAAAGACAAGGTGTTCACGGACTACATGAAGAACGATGCCCTGACCATCTTCAACGACTTCACCGCCTGCAACGCTTTCGACCTCATGGGAGGACTCGATGCGCTGACGGTCCCCACTCTCGTCATCTGCGGCACGGCCGATCGCTTCACACCCCCCAAATACTCACACTATCTCGCCGCCAACATACCGGGAGCACGTTTTGAGCTCATCGCCGACGCAGGCCACATGGTCATGCTGGAAAAACCGGCCGAGGTGAATGCGGCCATCGACAGGTTCGTGAACACGCGGAAGTAA